From the Lathyrus oleraceus cultivar Zhongwan6 chromosome 3, CAAS_Psat_ZW6_1.0, whole genome shotgun sequence genome, the window CTAATCAAAATTAGCGTTCAAGTCCAGAAACTGGTTGTGGTTGTATTATTACCCCTTTTGGGTATGTTTGTAGGATTTACTTCCATACCTTTTCCAAATTGTCGCAAAAGGGAGGAGTAATAGTTGTGAGCTCATATGTTGGAACATCCGACCTATCATCTGGCCTTCAACTATGTGAGCATGAGTGTAAGTCTTTCGTTATTGTTGTATGATGTGATACATATGTATGTGTATATTCTCTTGAAtgagaatttttttaatttaCTCCAGCATATCTTGTAGAAACGTTGTAAGTTATTTTATCCAAAAAAACTTCAAAGGGGAAAATTGTTGTTCCTTTGGTTGGCTGCTTTAGGAAAAACAATACGGGAAAAAAAAAGATGAATTTGTGAAGAGGCAACATGTGAGACAAGATGTTCCAGCATGTGTGAAATATCTATCCTCAGTCTGGAATACATATTCAACGAGTAAATTTGAGTGTGTTTTTAGTTTATTCCAAGAAGATTTGTCGTTTAGGAAGATTGGCTAAAAGATTATCATAGGCCATATCAAATCTATGAAGatttaaattgattttaaaatcACATTTTTTGGACAAGCAAATCAAATCTTCATAAAAAACAAATATGTATTAAATCAAATCTTATTGAAGACCCTGAAGATGGAATGCTATATATAGAAACTCATGCCCAACAAAGAATACGAGGATATTGATGTTTTAGTGAGCTTGTGTTTTGTTCTTTGAGTATTTGTATTTTTGTGTGTATTGTAAACCTCTAAAGAATCCTAAACTAAATATTCGAGGCATAGAGGTTGGttgttagttgagttgtaattcaaCATCTTTAATTTGTTGAAAGCATTGATCACTAGGGTAGTGATTGAGAGAAATTGATAGGgattctcatatttagggggagtccTAAATAGAAAGACACAAGTAGTATTAGGAAGAGAGATATTGAACAAAAGTTGTTCATCTAAAAGTATTTGTAGTAATACTATTGAGAGTGAATTTTCTTTCTCGAGTTGGAAGTTCCCTAGACGTAAGTGACATTGTACTGAACTAGGTTAACAATTCTCTTACGTTTTTATTGCTTTCTGCTTTAAATTCTTTAGTTTGTGATAATCTGTTATAAACTATTTTCTATGGTACACGTTGTGTAAGACACTGTATCCCACATATGTACTGCGAAGAATAAAATTTCAATTGACATCAGATCATACACCATATTACTCTTTATTAGAGGGAATACTATTGGTTTAAAAAATCTAGAGGGCGTTGGATCTCAGATGTATCGTAATATTAAGTATTATCATTTTAAAACTATTGTTAGGATATTAAAACATAAAATCATATCTCTTTGAAATAATGGGGGAGAGTGCGTGGATGAACGAGAAAGACTTAGAAACATGGTAATATTTTTTTACATTAATCTTGATAAGGAGCATAAACCTATTTCTGATTCGATTATGTCATGGGTTACTTAGCCGATGAGTTTAGAGCTCAGCCATATGCAACTGAGCGGGTCCAATTAGTAAAAATTAGCTTTGCTGGAAGTAAAAATAACTTTTTGACATGGACTATATAAAGTTCCAGGAGAGGATGGTTACAGTGTAGCAAACAGTGTATGCAATGAATCAGAAATTGCAGAAAACTCATAACACATTAATGGTGTTCCCTACAGTGACAAAAGCTTAAAGGCAGAAAATAATTTGGCCAATAAACATTTAATTATCAATAACATGTAAGCTAATCAATAATCATAATAAAATCCAGTTCAAAATATTCAAATACAAGATATTAAACAAATTGAGTTTAAATGATCAGCTAGTATAGTGTTGGCTAGAGTAATAAATATGATTCATACACATCATTTTTCATATTTTATGCGTCACTGACTTGTTTCTTTTTTCCATAATGTTGCATAGCAAATGCAAAGGCCAATATCAGTAACGGTAACATAAATTGCAATGCTTTTGCAACAAATCCCGACGATTGATCACGATTATTGCGTGCTTGTGTAGGCGGAGGTGGAGGAGGAATGGACTTATCTTCAGTTGGAATGTTCGACGTGTCGACCATTCCAATACAGTATTTGTGCATCATATCTATTGCAGAGTCACTATGACCTACATCTTCAAAATCAACAGTAGCATCCTTCCCTGTTAAAATACAAGATCTTAATGCTATGAACCAACCAAATTGCTTTGCTATAGTTTTTTCAATGCTAAATTGCTAATATACATGTTATATATGAATCAATCATTGATGAGAAGTTAATTATTACCTGTTGATGAAATTAAAGATTCTTCACCACCTGGATGATCATCCAAAAATGGGGTCACATCATACACCTACAACACACCATTGGAATGGTATAgatgaaaatcaacaaaacaaataTATATTTATTGTCTGATTGAATGATTCATCTTATTTGTTTGATCCATATAGAACTCACACTTTTGAAAAAGGCGTGTTCGTCTCCACACCGACACTTGTGATTacttttaatttatttattttttcaaattattaccgGTGTCGGTGTAAGTGTTGTATTCATGGTGTATGTGTTTCACAACAAATCATGCAATGCACTTAACAATATCAAAAAATAATAAGAATCATAACAAAAGATAGTGTTGAAAAGAGACCTTTCCATGGATCATAATCCAACAATCTTTTTTGTTGTTGTGTTTGGAAACTTCCTCAAAAGTAAAAGTTTTGGTTGAGGCCATTGATTTTGTTTGTCACACAATGTCAAGCACGGATTATTAAGTCACAGATTATTCGTTCTATCATgtaaaagagaaaagaaaataaatgttGAGAGAATAGTTCCGTGTTGGTTGGAACAAAAAGCGCACAAGTTGAAGAAAAATTCCTACATCGCGAATTATTTATACACCAATGAAACATAATTCTTACA encodes:
- the LOC127132078 gene encoding cytochrome b5 — translated: MASTKTFTFEEVSKHNNKKDCWIMIHGKVYDVTPFLDDHPGGEESLISSTGKDATVDFEDVGHSDSAIDMMHKYCIGMVDTSNIPTEDKSIPPPPPPTQARNNRDQSSGFVAKALQFMLPLLILAFAFAMQHYGKKKQVSDA